A region from the Paraurantiacibacter namhicola genome encodes:
- a CDS encoding enoyl-CoA hydratase-related protein has translation MSDPVTYSLADNVATITLNRPDRLNALSPSLFEAWHAALDKAEAEGARAVVLTGEGRAFCAGADLQPDEASKLDPDLGVTIDKYYNPMIRRLAALDIPIVTAVNGPAVGAGMGFALAGDIVVAAQSAYFLLAFVNIGLVPDAGATWLIAKSVGRAKTMELALLGDRVPAGDALAMGLVNRVAPDDQVLPVATEIARKLAAGPSVAIGMIRKQVDAAMDSDLDTVLEAEKSNQSKAGRTKDFREAVTAFVQKREPQFKGE, from the coding sequence ATGTCAGACCCCGTAACCTATTCGCTGGCCGACAATGTGGCCACCATCACGCTTAACCGCCCGGACCGGCTGAATGCGCTCAGCCCGTCGCTGTTCGAGGCGTGGCATGCCGCGCTGGACAAGGCCGAGGCCGAGGGCGCGCGGGCCGTGGTCCTGACGGGCGAGGGGCGCGCCTTCTGCGCGGGCGCGGACCTGCAGCCGGACGAGGCGAGCAAGCTGGACCCCGACCTGGGCGTCACGATCGACAAATATTACAACCCGATGATCCGCCGTCTTGCCGCGTTGGACATCCCCATCGTCACCGCCGTCAACGGACCGGCCGTGGGCGCAGGAATGGGCTTCGCGTTGGCTGGGGACATCGTGGTGGCGGCGCAGAGCGCCTATTTCCTGCTCGCCTTCGTCAATATCGGGCTGGTGCCGGATGCCGGTGCGACCTGGCTGATTGCCAAGTCCGTCGGGCGGGCGAAGACCATGGAGCTGGCCCTGCTGGGCGACCGTGTCCCCGCCGGTGACGCGCTGGCCATGGGGCTGGTGAACCGCGTGGCGCCGGACGACCAGGTGCTGCCTGTCGCTACCGAAATCGCACGCAAGCTCGCCGCCGGGCCGAGCGTGGCCATCGGCATGATCCGCAAGCAGGTGGACGCAGCGATGGACAGCGATCTGGACACGGTGCTGGAAGCGGAAAAGTCGAACCAGTCCAAGGCGGGCCGGACCAAGGATTTCCGCGAGGCTGTGACCGCCTTCGTCCAGAAACGCGAACCGCAGTTCAAGGGCGAGTAA
- a CDS encoding alpha/beta hydrolase yields MSIAPAAAQTPITIGETHILAYADGEARQVNVYLPEGYAEGEERYPVLYLIDGGLSQDFLHVTGTTALGALWGRSQPVIVVGIETKDRRAELIGTKGNAEEREAFPTAGDSAAFRTWLRDKVKPLVTQTYRTNGTDAVMGESLAGLFIVETWLDEPALFDRYAAINPSLWWQGNALAERAQGAALRGLAPPPLFITYSNEGPETERGVRLVAQAGGDAACLVPTPDLTHATAYHILTPQALQFLFPTDYDFDPELGFEVGCERGKVSE; encoded by the coding sequence TTGTCCATCGCACCCGCTGCCGCCCAAACCCCCATCACCATCGGCGAGACGCACATTCTCGCCTATGCCGATGGCGAGGCGCGGCAGGTGAATGTGTACCTGCCGGAAGGCTATGCGGAGGGTGAAGAGAGATACCCCGTCCTCTACCTCATCGATGGCGGGCTTTCGCAGGACTTCCTGCATGTCACCGGCACGACAGCGCTGGGTGCCTTGTGGGGGCGCTCGCAGCCGGTGATCGTCGTCGGGATCGAGACGAAGGACCGGCGCGCCGAGCTGATCGGGACGAAGGGCAATGCAGAGGAGCGCGAGGCCTTCCCCACCGCCGGGGACAGCGCCGCCTTCCGCACCTGGCTGCGCGATAAGGTGAAGCCGCTGGTCACGCAGACCTATCGTACCAATGGCACCGACGCGGTGATGGGCGAGAGCCTGGCGGGCCTGTTCATCGTCGAGACCTGGCTGGACGAGCCGGCTCTGTTCGACCGCTACGCCGCGATCAATCCCAGCCTGTGGTGGCAGGGCAACGCGCTGGCCGAGCGAGCGCAGGGCGCTGCGCTGCGGGGGCTGGCCCCACCGCCACTCTTCATCACTTATTCCAATGAGGGCCCGGAAACGGAGCGCGGCGTTCGGCTGGTCGCACAGGCGGGCGGCGATGCGGCCTGCCTTGTGCCGACGCCGGACCTGACGCATGCCACTGCGTATCACATCCTGACTCCGCAGGCCCTGCAGTTCCTGTTCCCGACCGACTATGATTTTGACCCCGAGTTGGGCTTCGAGGTGGGATGCGAGCGAGGGAAGGTGTCTGAGTGA
- the gor gene encoding glutathione-disulfide reductase codes for MSSYDYDLFTIGAGSGGVRASRVAAAHGAKVAIAEEHRIGGTCVIRGCVPKKMLVYGAHFAEDLEDAQKFGWTVGECKFDWGKLRDHVMSDVDRLNGLYRETLEGHDVRIFDERAEITGDHEITLASGKVVTAKHILIATGATPYVPECPGHEHGITSNEAFHLDELPERILIAGGGYIANEFAGIFNQFGTKVTIINRTETILRQYDHSLRDRLMQISILKGIDFRFRAEFRGIEKTKDGCLRVSMTNHDDLEVDCVMFATGRVPHTEGLGLDKAGVEMGEKGEIKVDRFSKTNVDYIYAVGDCTDRVQLTPVAIREGQAFADTVFGNKPTSVNYDHIPSAVFSHPPIASVGMTEGEAKNKLGSIKTYTSDFRPMKNVVADRNERSLYKMICDGDNGRIVGLHMIGPDSPEIMQAAAVAVRAGLTKEDFDNTMALHPTMAEELVLMR; via the coding sequence ATGAGCAGCTACGATTACGACCTTTTCACCATCGGCGCGGGTTCGGGCGGAGTGCGCGCCAGCCGCGTCGCCGCAGCGCATGGCGCGAAAGTGGCCATTGCGGAGGAGCACCGCATCGGCGGCACCTGCGTGATCCGCGGCTGCGTGCCCAAGAAGATGCTCGTTTACGGCGCGCATTTTGCCGAGGACCTGGAAGACGCGCAGAAGTTTGGCTGGACGGTGGGCGAATGCAAGTTCGACTGGGGCAAGCTGCGCGACCATGTGATGTCTGACGTGGACCGCCTGAATGGCCTCTACCGCGAAACGCTGGAGGGCCATGACGTACGCATCTTCGACGAGCGTGCGGAGATCACCGGCGACCACGAAATTACCCTGGCCAGCGGCAAGGTGGTGACGGCAAAGCACATCCTCATCGCCACGGGCGCCACGCCCTATGTGCCCGAATGCCCGGGCCACGAACACGGCATCACCAGCAACGAGGCGTTCCATCTGGACGAGCTGCCGGAACGCATCCTGATCGCGGGCGGCGGCTATATCGCCAATGAATTTGCCGGCATCTTCAACCAGTTCGGCACCAAGGTGACGATCATCAACCGCACGGAGACGATCCTGCGGCAGTACGATCACTCGCTGCGCGACCGGCTGATGCAGATCAGCATATTGAAAGGCATCGACTTCCGCTTCCGCGCCGAATTCCGCGGGATAGAGAAGACCAAGGATGGCTGCCTGCGCGTCTCCATGACCAATCACGACGATCTTGAGGTCGATTGCGTAATGTTCGCCACGGGCCGCGTTCCGCACACCGAGGGACTGGGACTGGACAAGGCGGGTGTCGAAATGGGCGAGAAGGGCGAGATCAAGGTCGACCGCTTCAGCAAGACCAATGTCGATTACATCTATGCCGTGGGCGATTGCACCGACCGCGTGCAGCTGACCCCGGTGGCCATCCGCGAAGGCCAGGCCTTTGCCGACACCGTGTTCGGGAACAAGCCCACCAGCGTGAATTACGATCACATCCCCAGCGCGGTGTTTAGCCATCCGCCCATCGCCAGCGTCGGCATGACGGAGGGTGAGGCGAAGAACAAGCTCGGCTCCATCAAGACCTACACCTCCGACTTCCGGCCGATGAAGAACGTGGTCGCGGACCGGAACGAGCGCAGCCTCTATAAGATGATCTGCGACGGCGATAACGGGCGCATCGTGGGCCTGCACATGATCGGACCGGATTCGCCGGAGATCATGCAGGCCGCCGCTGTTGCCGTGCGCGCCGGGCTGACGAAGGAAGACTTCGACAACACCATGGCGCTGCATCCAACCATGGCGGAAGAACTCGTCCTGATGCGCTGA
- the scpA gene encoding methylmalonyl-CoA mutase, whose product MADKSDWEERAAKEVKGRDLTWHTPEGIDVQPLYTAEDAEWLDPGMPGFAPFTRGPYASMYTGRPWTIRQYAGFSTAEESNAFYRRNLAAGQKGLSVAFDLATHRGYDSDHSRVVGDVGKAGVAIDTVRDMEILFDQIPLDTMSVSMTMNGAVIPVLAFYIVAAERQGVSQDKLAGTIQNDILKEFMVRNTYIYPPEPSMRIVSDIIAYTSANMPKFNSISISGYHMHEAGATAVQELAFTIADGKEYAKRAMEAGLDIDAFAPRLSFFWGIGMNFFMEIAKMRAARALWHDVMDGLGAQNPKSKMLRTHCQTSGVSLQEQDPYNNVIRTTIEAMAAVLGGTQSLHTNALDEAIALPTDFSARIARNTQLVIQEETGITNVADPLGGSYYIESLTAALVEKAKAMLDEVEAAGGMTAYVASGAPKAAIETAAAAKQARVDRGETVIVGVNKYRRDEEDDIDTLDIDNHAVRASQIARLEKVRAGRDEAACQAALDALREGAQQGMSPRAGGDLPQQSAKPNETPASAGVHNLLALAVDAARHDATLGEISKAMEDAFGRYDTVPTPVRGVYAAAYAGDPRYEQVLDGVEAVERRLGRKPKIMVAKMGQDGHDRGANVIASAFADMGFAVVSGPLFQTPEETRDMALAEDVDAIGASSLAAGHKTLIPELIGHLREAGRADIKVVAGGVIPPADYDFLREAGVQGIYGPGSNVVECAADVLRLLGHNMPPADGDAETAE is encoded by the coding sequence ATGGCTGACAAGAGCGACTGGGAAGAACGCGCGGCGAAAGAGGTCAAGGGCCGCGACCTGACCTGGCACACGCCGGAAGGCATCGACGTGCAGCCGCTCTACACGGCGGAAGATGCCGAGTGGCTGGACCCCGGCATGCCTGGTTTTGCGCCCTTCACGCGCGGGCCCTATGCCAGCATGTATACCGGCCGCCCGTGGACCATCCGGCAATATGCGGGCTTCTCCACCGCCGAGGAATCGAACGCCTTTTACCGCCGCAACCTCGCCGCCGGGCAGAAGGGTCTCTCGGTCGCTTTCGACCTCGCCACGCACCGCGGATATGACAGCGACCACAGCCGCGTTGTCGGCGATGTCGGCAAGGCAGGCGTCGCCATCGACACCGTGCGCGACATGGAAATCCTGTTCGACCAGATCCCGCTCGACACGATGAGCGTCAGCATGACGATGAACGGCGCGGTGATCCCCGTGCTGGCCTTCTACATCGTCGCGGCGGAGCGGCAGGGGGTGAGCCAGGACAAGCTCGCCGGGACCATCCAGAACGACATCCTGAAGGAGTTCATGGTCCGCAACACCTATATCTATCCGCCCGAACCCAGCATGCGGATCGTCAGCGACATCATCGCCTACACCTCGGCTAACATGCCGAAATTCAACAGCATTTCGATATCCGGCTATCACATGCACGAGGCCGGGGCGACGGCGGTGCAGGAACTCGCCTTCACCATCGCGGATGGCAAGGAATACGCCAAGCGCGCGATGGAAGCGGGGCTGGACATCGACGCCTTCGCGCCGCGCCTGTCCTTCTTCTGGGGCATCGGCATGAACTTCTTCATGGAGATCGCCAAGATGCGCGCGGCGCGTGCGCTGTGGCATGACGTGATGGACGGGCTGGGGGCGCAGAACCCCAAGTCGAAGATGCTGCGTACGCATTGCCAGACGAGCGGTGTCTCGCTGCAGGAGCAGGACCCCTACAACAACGTCATTCGCACCACGATCGAAGCGATGGCAGCAGTGCTGGGCGGCACGCAGTCGCTCCACACCAATGCGTTGGACGAAGCCATCGCGTTGCCGACCGACTTCTCCGCCCGCATTGCGCGCAATACGCAGCTGGTGATCCAGGAGGAGACCGGCATCACCAATGTCGCCGACCCGCTGGGCGGGTCCTACTATATCGAAAGCCTCACCGCCGCGCTGGTGGAGAAGGCAAAGGCCATGCTGGACGAGGTCGAGGCGGCAGGCGGCATGACCGCCTATGTCGCTAGCGGCGCGCCCAAGGCCGCTATCGAAACCGCCGCCGCTGCCAAGCAGGCGAGAGTGGACCGGGGCGAGACCGTCATCGTGGGCGTGAACAAATATCGCCGCGACGAGGAAGACGATATCGACACGCTCGATATCGACAACCACGCCGTGCGCGCCAGCCAGATCGCCCGGCTGGAGAAAGTCCGCGCCGGGCGCGACGAGGCGGCATGTCAGGCGGCCTTGGATGCGCTGCGCGAAGGTGCGCAGCAAGGCATGAGTCCCCGCGCAGGCGGGGACCTCCCTCAGCAAAGCGCCAAGCCGAATGAGACCCCTGCCTCCGCAGGGGTTCACAACCTCCTCGCCCTCGCCGTCGACGCTGCCCGCCACGATGCGACGCTGGGCGAGATCAGCAAGGCGATGGAAGACGCCTTCGGCCGCTACGACACCGTGCCTACTCCCGTACGCGGCGTCTATGCCGCCGCTTACGCAGGCGATCCGCGCTACGAGCAGGTGCTGGACGGGGTGGAAGCCGTGGAGCGCCGCCTAGGCCGCAAGCCGAAGATCATGGTCGCGAAGATGGGCCAGGACGGCCACGACCGCGGCGCCAATGTGATTGCCTCCGCTTTTGCCGACATGGGCTTTGCCGTCGTCAGCGGCCCGCTGTTCCAGACGCCGGAAGAAACGCGCGACATGGCGCTGGCCGAAGACGTGGACGCCATCGGCGCGAGTTCGCTCGCCGCAGGCCACAAGACGCTGATTCCCGAACTGATCGGCCACCTGCGCGAAGCTGGCCGTGCCGATATCAAGGTGGTCGCAGGCGGCGTGATCCCGCCCGCCGATTACGATTTCCTGCGCGAGGCAGGCGTTCAGGGCATTTACGGCCCGGGAAGCAACGTCGTCGAATGCGCGGCGGACGTGCTGCGCCTGCTGGGCCACAACATGCCGCCCGCCGATGGCGATGCGGAGACGGCGGAGTGA
- a CDS encoding sensor histidine kinase, with the protein MTAASQHLTATAGTRRSIFGRMLRGAVVTTLLALAVLGAIVLAESWRAREAALAVQLDTDVAALADIYVTGGEAELLRRLEDRTALIPSDGRRAHYWVVRADGTSLLADGRAWPGLDPAVSQDGFVTLTDGTKAYGRATRLGPDLNLAVAREYAQDRAAMWRLALTFLAGALVIVIIVTWLARRAAARLRRRVDAVNLAFRGASGEDVPALPEDDRGDEISELTGHSARALTRMASLARTHRHMSDQLAHEVRTPLTHLDNRLAALRTQLPPGTELDGVEQSRSDIRDLVAMLESLLDIASSEARIGEAEGLEEFDLSKLAGDMAELYEDSAEEAGLTFRTDIAPGTTMLGERMQIGRLLSNLLDNALKYVPSGGELLLRVAPGPLIEVVDDGPGIPPALRPVLFERFRASHAVDGRSSHGLGLALVQAIAARHGMEVVLLDSETGAHFRVRSAKGAV; encoded by the coding sequence ATGACGGCTGCCAGCCAGCACCTGACGGCGACTGCCGGAACGCGGCGTTCGATCTTCGGCCGCATGCTGCGCGGCGCGGTGGTGACGACGCTGCTGGCGCTGGCCGTGCTGGGCGCGATCGTGCTGGCCGAAAGCTGGCGTGCAAGGGAAGCGGCGCTGGCAGTACAGCTCGATACGGACGTCGCCGCGCTTGCCGATATCTATGTGACCGGCGGGGAGGCGGAGCTGCTGCGCCGTTTGGAAGACCGCACTGCGCTAATCCCCAGCGACGGGCGGCGTGCGCATTACTGGGTCGTGCGGGCCGATGGCACCAGCCTGCTGGCCGATGGCCGCGCATGGCCCGGTCTCGACCCCGCCGTCAGCCAGGACGGCTTCGTGACGCTGACGGACGGGACCAAGGCCTATGGCCGCGCAACGCGCTTGGGGCCGGATTTGAACCTTGCCGTCGCGCGCGAATATGCGCAGGACCGCGCGGCCATGTGGCGGCTGGCCCTGACATTCTTGGCCGGTGCGCTCGTTATCGTCATAATCGTGACCTGGCTGGCGCGCCGCGCGGCGGCCCGCCTGCGCCGCCGTGTTGATGCGGTGAACCTCGCTTTCCGCGGCGCCAGCGGGGAGGACGTCCCCGCGCTGCCAGAGGATGACCGCGGCGACGAAATCTCGGAACTGACCGGCCATTCCGCCCGCGCGCTTACCCGCATGGCCAGCCTCGCGCGCACGCATCGGCACATGTCGGACCAGCTGGCGCATGAGGTGCGCACCCCGCTGACGCATCTCGATAACCGGCTGGCGGCGCTGCGCACGCAGCTGCCACCCGGCACGGAACTGGACGGCGTGGAGCAAAGCCGGAGCGACATCCGCGACCTCGTCGCCATGCTGGAAAGCCTGCTGGACATCGCATCGAGCGAGGCCCGCATTGGCGAAGCGGAAGGGCTGGAGGAGTTCGACCTCTCAAAGCTCGCCGGCGACATGGCCGAGCTGTACGAGGACAGCGCGGAAGAGGCCGGCCTAACCTTCCGCACCGACATCGCGCCCGGAACCACGATGCTGGGCGAGCGCATGCAGATCGGCCGCCTGCTCTCCAACCTGCTCGACAATGCGCTGAAATATGTGCCCTCCGGCGGCGAGTTGCTGCTGCGCGTCGCGCCGGGCCCGCTCATCGAGGTGGTGGACGACGGCCCCGGCATCCCCCCTGCCCTGCGCCCGGTCCTGTTCGAGCGCTTCCGTGCCAGCCATGCGGTCGATGGCCGCTCCAGCCATGGCCTCGGCCTTGCGCTGGTGCAGGCCATCGCGGCGCGACACGGCATGGAGGTGGTGCTATTGGATAGCGAGACGGGCGCACATTTCCGCGTCCGGTCTGCGAAGGGGGCGGTCTGA
- the mce gene encoding methylmalonyl-CoA epimerase, producing MKLGRLNHIGIAVPDIDAAIAHYRDVLGATDITEPFDLPEQGVRVCFVNTPTQSGPNSELHGTQLELLAPLDENSPVHGFMQKNPAGGQHHLCFEVEDIAEARTYFESLGKRILGPTRIGAHGTPIFFLHPKDMLGQLTEIMETPKEDAHWSN from the coding sequence ATGAAACTCGGCCGCCTCAACCACATCGGCATCGCCGTGCCGGATATCGATGCTGCTATCGCGCATTACCGCGATGTGCTGGGCGCTACCGACATTACCGAGCCATTCGACCTTCCGGAGCAGGGTGTACGGGTCTGCTTCGTCAACACGCCTACGCAATCCGGGCCAAACAGCGAACTGCACGGCACGCAGCTGGAACTGCTCGCGCCGCTGGACGAAAATTCGCCCGTGCACGGCTTCATGCAGAAGAACCCGGCGGGCGGGCAGCATCACTTGTGCTTCGAGGTGGAGGATATCGCCGAAGCGCGGACCTATTTCGAGAGCCTCGGCAAGCGGATACTCGGCCCCACGCGCATCGGTGCGCATGGCACGCCGATCTTCTTCCTGCATCCCAAGGACATGCTCGGCCAGCTGACGGAAATCATGGAAACGCCCAAGGAAGACGCGCACTGGTCGAATTAG
- a CDS encoding acyl-CoA carboxylase subunit beta: MSANIAEMERRREAARQGGGQKRIDAQHAKGKLTARERLDVLLDEDSFEELDAYVTHDCVDFGMADQQIPGDGVVTGSGTINGRLVYVFSQDFTVFGGSLSKRHAEKILKVMDQAMKVGAPVIGLNDSGGARIQEGVASLGGYAEVFQQNVLASGVIPQISLIMGPCAGGAVYSPAMTDFIFMVKDSSYMFVTGPEVVKTVTNEVVTQEELGGAVTHSTKTSVADLAFENDIETLLATRDFFDFLPLSNREAVPQRPTSDPWDREEHSLDTLIPDNANQPYDMHEVIRKVLDEGDFFEIQPGHAGNIICGFGRVEGRTVGVVANQPMVLAGVLDINSSKKAARFVRFCDAFDIPIVTFVDFPGFLPGTAQELGGIIKHGAKLLFAYGEATVPKITIITRKAYGGAYDVMASKHLRGDLNLAWPTAEIAVMGAKGAVEIIFRQDRDDPDKIAEKTKEYEDRFANPFVAASRGYIDEVIYPHSTRRRIAMGLRKLKTKQLENPWKKHDNIPL; encoded by the coding sequence TTGTCCGCCAACATCGCCGAAATGGAACGTCGCCGCGAAGCTGCCCGGCAGGGAGGCGGGCAGAAGCGCATCGATGCGCAGCACGCCAAGGGCAAACTGACCGCGCGCGAGCGGCTGGACGTGCTGCTGGACGAGGATAGCTTCGAGGAACTGGACGCCTATGTCACGCATGACTGCGTCGATTTTGGCATGGCGGACCAGCAGATCCCGGGTGACGGCGTGGTCACCGGCAGCGGCACGATCAACGGCCGGCTGGTCTATGTGTTCAGCCAGGATTTCACCGTCTTTGGCGGCAGCCTGTCTAAGCGCCACGCGGAAAAGATCCTGAAGGTGATGGACCAGGCGATGAAGGTGGGCGCACCGGTCATCGGCCTCAATGACAGCGGCGGCGCGCGCATCCAGGAAGGCGTCGCCAGCCTTGGCGGCTATGCCGAAGTCTTCCAGCAGAACGTGCTCGCCAGCGGCGTCATCCCGCAGATCAGCCTGATTATGGGCCCCTGCGCGGGCGGCGCGGTGTACAGCCCCGCCATGACGGACTTCATCTTCATGGTGAAGGACAGCTCCTACATGTTCGTGACCGGCCCCGAAGTGGTGAAAACGGTGACGAACGAGGTGGTCACGCAGGAAGAGCTTGGCGGCGCGGTGACGCACTCGACCAAGACCAGCGTGGCGGACCTCGCCTTCGAGAACGATATCGAGACGCTGCTGGCAACGCGCGACTTCTTCGACTTCCTGCCGCTTTCAAACCGGGAAGCCGTGCCGCAGCGCCCGACCAGCGACCCGTGGGACCGCGAGGAGCACAGCCTCGACACGCTGATCCCGGACAATGCCAACCAGCCTTACGACATGCACGAGGTGATCCGTAAGGTGCTGGACGAAGGCGATTTCTTCGAGATTCAGCCGGGCCATGCCGGCAACATCATCTGCGGCTTCGGCCGGGTGGAGGGGCGCACGGTGGGCGTGGTCGCCAACCAGCCGATGGTGCTGGCGGGCGTGCTGGACATCAACAGCTCCAAGAAAGCCGCGCGCTTCGTGCGTTTCTGCGATGCCTTCGATATCCCGATCGTGACCTTCGTGGATTTCCCCGGCTTCCTGCCCGGCACGGCGCAGGAACTGGGCGGCATCATCAAGCACGGGGCCAAGCTGCTCTTCGCCTATGGCGAGGCGACCGTGCCCAAGATCACGATCATCACGCGCAAGGCCTATGGCGGCGCGTATGACGTGATGGCGTCCAAGCACCTTCGCGGCGATCTCAACCTCGCCTGGCCGACGGCGGAGATTGCGGTGATGGGCGCGAAGGGCGCGGTGGAGATCATCTTCCGCCAGGACCGCGACGACCCGGACAAGATCGCCGAGAAAACGAAGGAATACGAAGACCGCTTCGCCAACCCCTTCGTCGCCGCCTCACGCGGCTATATCGACGAGGTGATCTACCCGCATTCCACGCGCCGCCGCATCGCGATGGGCCTGCGGAAGCTGAAGACCAAGCAGCTCGAGAACCCGTGGAAGAAGCATGACAATATCCCGTTGTGA
- a CDS encoding response regulator transcription factor, with protein sequence MKLLYVEDNPEAAADVRELLGREGADVVWEQAGEPGLRRAAGEEFDAIILDRMLPDMDGLEIVQRLRASGVDAPVLMLSALGRAGNRVEGLDAGVDDYLAKPYEAEELVARIRALVRRAEGRAHSAVILYGAFECHVKNRTAFRGGQHIALSPKEFALFRYFMENAGEVVTREMLLRDVWNMNFDPQTNVVDVNIGRMRRKLEEGHEHPALETVWGKGYRFLPGTGQAG encoded by the coding sequence GTGAAACTGCTATATGTCGAGGACAACCCGGAAGCGGCGGCCGACGTGCGCGAGCTGCTGGGGCGCGAGGGTGCTGATGTGGTTTGGGAGCAGGCGGGCGAGCCGGGCCTGCGCCGTGCCGCGGGGGAGGAATTCGACGCCATCATTCTAGACCGCATGCTGCCCGACATGGACGGGCTGGAAATCGTGCAGCGGCTGCGCGCCAGCGGCGTGGATGCGCCCGTGCTGATGCTCAGCGCGCTGGGCCGGGCGGGCAACAGGGTGGAAGGGCTGGATGCCGGCGTCGACGATTACCTCGCCAAGCCATATGAAGCGGAAGAGCTGGTCGCCCGGATCCGCGCACTGGTCCGCCGGGCGGAGGGGCGCGCCCACAGCGCCGTAATCCTGTACGGCGCGTTCGAGTGCCATGTGAAGAACCGCACGGCCTTTCGCGGCGGACAGCACATCGCGCTCAGCCCCAAGGAGTTCGCGCTGTTCCGCTACTTCATGGAAAATGCAGGCGAAGTAGTGACCCGCGAAATGCTGCTGCGCGATGTGTGGAACATGAATTTCGATCCGCAGACCAATGTCGTGGACGTCAACATCGGGCGCATGCGGCGCAAGCTGGAAGAAGGCCACGAACATCCCGCGCTGGAGACGGTATGGGGCAAGGGATACCGCTTCCTTCCCGGCACGGGTCAGGCCGGATGA